One genomic region from Neisseria weaveri encodes:
- a CDS encoding sulfite exporter TauE/SafE family protein — protein sequence MDLTLWHYAAIAVLGILASIINILAGGGSNLILPLLMAFGVPPDIANASNRVGIFFQSLTGIRGFRNAGALPTHDLRGILLPMIFGGLVGSVLASVLPNQILKPALLVCILGVATLTFLKPQLLLPPQNVQERKVSDTRGAAVLLFAVGIYGGFVQASTAFILLPVLAGVLHYNLLRANALKLVCTLAFTVVALAVFIVQGQIWWDVGLVLAAGNAIGSMIGVKIALKLSPNTLRTILFVMTVVAVVAAFLK from the coding sequence ATGGATTTAACCCTTTGGCATTATGCGGCGATTGCCGTGCTGGGCATTTTAGCCAGCATCATCAACATTTTGGCGGGCGGCGGTTCCAATCTGATTCTGCCGCTGTTGATGGCCTTCGGCGTGCCGCCCGATATTGCCAACGCCAGCAACCGCGTCGGCATTTTTTTCCAGTCTCTCACCGGCATCAGAGGGTTTAGAAACGCCGGCGCGTTGCCTACACACGATTTGCGCGGCATTTTGCTGCCGATGATATTCGGCGGTTTGGTCGGCTCCGTGTTGGCTTCGGTATTGCCCAATCAAATTCTGAAACCCGCTTTGCTCGTCTGCATTCTCGGTGTGGCCACGCTCACTTTTCTCAAACCGCAGCTTTTATTGCCGCCGCAAAACGTGCAGGAACGCAAAGTGTCCGACACGCGCGGGGCGGCGGTTTTGCTGTTTGCCGTCGGTATTTACGGCGGTTTTGTGCAGGCCAGCACCGCGTTTATTTTGCTGCCCGTGCTGGCGGGCGTGCTGCACTACAACCTGCTGCGCGCCAACGCCTTGAAACTGGTGTGCACGCTGGCGTTTACCGTCGTGGCTTTGGCCGTGTTTATCGTGCAGGGGCAGATTTGGTGGGATGTCGGCCTTGTGCTGGCAGCAGGCAATGCCATCGGTTCGATGATCGGCGTGAAAATTGCCTTAAAACTCTCACCCAACACCTTGCGCACGATTTTATTTGTGATGACGGTTGTGGCCGTGGTCGCGGCGTTTTTGAAGTAA
- a CDS encoding copper resistance protein NlpE N-terminal domain-containing protein, whose translation MNMPAKSYRYILLALALFQTACTPESSSQFQAEREVLSPVATKDSASWVGIYRGELPCADCDYIEATIVLRDNLHYSLTTRHVGRVAGVLPSEKRGTFHWRDDGLLQLDAAGDNMVFFAHEKGLQMRGNDGKAYPDGKGKICGLAKTGSFVPGQ comes from the coding sequence ATGAACATGCCTGCAAAATCCTACCGCTACATTCTGCTTGCCTTAGCCTTATTTCAGACGGCCTGTACGCCCGAAAGCAGCAGCCAATTCCAAGCCGAACGCGAAGTTTTATCACCGGTTGCCACCAAAGATTCGGCTTCTTGGGTCGGCATCTATCGTGGCGAACTGCCTTGCGCCGACTGTGATTACATCGAAGCCACCATCGTTTTGCGCGATAATCTGCATTACAGCCTGACTACCCGACACGTCGGCAGAGTGGCCGGCGTATTGCCGTCTGAAAAACGCGGCACTTTCCATTGGCGCGACGACGGCCTGCTGCAATTGGATGCGGCGGGCGACAATATGGTGTTTTTCGCTCACGAAAAAGGCCTGCAAATGCGCGGCAACGACGGCAAAGCCTATCCCGACGGCAAGGGGAAAATCTGCGGTTTGGCAAAAACCGGCAGTTTTGTGCCCGGGCAGTGA
- a CDS encoding amidase encodes MQFEEYRKYDAVGLAELIRKGEVSADEVLQTALNRLDAVNPKLNLLAHDLRERAFSWQRPSENPHAPLVGVPFLLKDLIADWEGTPTWSGSRMMKNYVAKQNSALTQAYLNAGLRIFGKTTTPEWGAYPVTETEIYGITRNPWNLSYTPGGSSGGSAAAVAAGVVPAAHGGDGGGSIRMPAHNCGIFGLKPSRGRSSFEPLQSEAWQGLVNEHVLTRSVRDSALFLDIAAQTQTHALYACPRPAESFSDGLKHDTGRLKIAFWQKPWFGGENDADTQTAFAHSLKLLSDAGHHLEEASPDFSPSKILNRAARVLVMGETAKLLYLHQQATGQKLHHSQLEPATWALISQGQQISAGEMAWARDVMLTQGRAAEAFFTRYDVLMTPICPRSTPKIGELMPSETEQKIIRLLFGTLKLGWLMKQNPLIEKEAERTLQYIGYTAPFNMTGNPAMSVPLFWHNGLPIGTQFAAARGREDLLLRLAAQLEQIQPWADKQPSI; translated from the coding sequence ATGCAGTTTGAGGAATACAGAAAATATGATGCCGTCGGCTTGGCAGAGTTGATCCGCAAAGGCGAAGTATCTGCCGATGAAGTGCTTCAGACGGCCTTAAACCGTTTAGACGCGGTAAATCCCAAGCTGAATTTATTGGCCCATGATTTGCGCGAACGGGCTTTTTCATGGCAGAGGCCGTCTGAAAATCCCCATGCGCCTTTAGTCGGCGTGCCGTTTCTATTGAAAGACTTAATCGCCGATTGGGAAGGCACGCCCACATGGTCTGGTTCGCGCATGATGAAAAATTATGTAGCCAAACAAAACAGCGCTTTAACTCAGGCTTATCTAAATGCGGGGTTGCGCATTTTCGGTAAAACCACCACGCCGGAATGGGGCGCGTATCCCGTTACGGAAACAGAAATCTATGGCATTACCCGTAATCCGTGGAACTTAAGCTATACACCGGGCGGCAGCAGCGGCGGTTCGGCGGCAGCCGTTGCTGCAGGTGTTGTGCCGGCAGCGCATGGCGGCGACGGCGGCGGTTCGATACGTATGCCCGCCCATAATTGCGGCATCTTCGGCTTGAAACCGAGCCGTGGCCGCAGCAGCTTTGAACCGTTACAAAGCGAAGCATGGCAAGGCTTGGTCAACGAACATGTGCTGACCCGCAGCGTGCGCGACAGCGCCCTGTTTCTCGATATTGCGGCTCAAACCCAAACACACGCCCTGTATGCCTGCCCCCGACCTGCCGAATCGTTTTCAGACGGCCTCAAACACGACACAGGCCGTCTGAAAATCGCTTTTTGGCAGAAGCCGTGGTTTGGCGGAGAAAATGATGCAGACACGCAAACGGCATTTGCCCACAGTCTGAAATTGTTGTCAGATGCAGGGCATCATTTGGAAGAAGCCTCTCCCGATTTTTCCCCGTCTAAAATACTCAACCGTGCAGCAAGGGTCTTGGTGATGGGTGAAACAGCCAAACTGCTTTATCTTCATCAACAGGCAACCGGGCAAAAACTGCATCACAGCCAGTTGGAACCGGCAACTTGGGCGTTGATTTCACAAGGACAGCAAATCAGTGCAGGCGAAATGGCGTGGGCGCGTGACGTGATGCTGACACAGGGGCGAGCCGCCGAAGCGTTTTTTACACGCTACGATGTCTTAATGACACCGATTTGCCCGCGTAGCACACCGAAAATCGGCGAACTCATGCCGTCTGAAACCGAGCAAAAGATCATCCGTTTGCTGTTCGGTACGTTGAAATTAGGCTGGCTGATGAAACAAAACCCCTTGATTGAAAAAGAAGCCGAGCGCACGTTGCAATACATCGGCTACACCGCACCATTTAATATGACCGGCAATCCCGCCATGAGTGTCCCGCTGTTTTGGCACAACGGGCTGCCGATAGGTACACAGTTTGCCGCAGCACGCGGGCGGGAAGATTTACTGCTGCGCTTGGCGGCGCAATTAGAACAGATTCAACCGTGGGCGGATAAACAGCCGTCCATATAA